The segment gttgacggccacGGGGGCGCTGATGTAGCATCTGGTCTGGATGTCCTCGCCGGGCTCGGTGGAGATGGTCATGTGGACGGCCGGGTGAGGGGCCGTGCCTGTCTCGGCGCTGGCGAAGAAGTTCTGGATCAAGGcgctgaagctgttgagcTCGGGGGATGTGGTGTACCAGCCGAGGAGCGCCTCGCGGGGAGAGGCCTTGAGCGTCAGGGCGAGCATGTTCTTCTGGTATTCAacatcgacctcgacctgGTCCTCCTCTTCGGTGTGGGGAATGGCGAAGCAGGAGCGCACTTCGACTTCGGTGCCATCTTCGGAGCGGGTGCCGACGAGGGCACCGATCACACGGGTCGACTGGGCATTGTCGCGGTTGTCCCGTCGGACGGCGTGGTCCAGGACCGAGAGGATAGCCTATTTTGAggggaggaagaaggagatTAGCACGGCGTCTTGTATTGATAGAGCCAGCCCAAGACGATTTAGATGAAACCAAAGATTTTTATGGGCTAGCAGGAGGGTCGTGATATGTACCTGAGGCTGGATGTTGACGACAAGCGGGGCAATGCTCGACTGAAGTCCAGCGTTGGCGTGCGTCAAAGGACGCGCCAGGTGTATGAAGCGCTCGGTAGCGGCTGCGGCCATACTGGGCAACAAGGATATCGACACGAAGCGGCGTTCGTTCGTTCGAGGATGCGGGATGGGCGTGGAGGGGGCCGGGAGGTTGAAGCAAAAGTCGAGGGCCCGCTTCGTCTTGTTCTGGGCCGTTCAGTTTGTTCGCGATGCCCACCTTTCAGTTTTCGCCGATTTTTCGATTTGCACGGTTTGGCTGGGCTCTGGCTGGGGTTGTGCGCACCGATAAGCCACGATAAGGGAAGCGTGGCTGAGCCCCCAccatggctgtggctgggCGCGGCTGTCTTTCGCCAATGCAAGGCTGCGAGTGAAGTTTGAACTTTTTTAGCGGGTCTGTCTTCTGGGTGTACTTTTATTTACTGCGTGGTGCCCggctgccttttttttttgtccgCCGATTAGCTGACTTTGTTTATTCATATCTTTCCGTAGTTTGATACATAATGGGACCACGTGGAAGAGGCGGCAATTTTAGAGGcagaggaggacgaggggcTCGTGGAGGACGTGGTAGAGGGAGAGGATTCAGTCGCTCTGGGCCTATGAGGCGGTTTGAAGGCGACCGACTGGCAGATAGGGATGAGTAAGTCCTTTGATATTCTTTTGGGGTCCGAAGTCGGGATAATAGTATGGATATTTACAAGCCAATTAGGGAAATCGAGTCGGAATCTGGAGGTGATTCTCAGGAtgagcaagatgaagcaTTGGCCGCCAGCGCTtctgatgacgaggaggaaacGCCAGCTGCTCGCCCATATATGGCTCTGTTGCAGAGTTTCAATGATTCCAGTGCCCCCACAGCAAAGAGGCGGAAACTAGAGCACAGTGATTATTCACCACAAGCCGACAGCTCTAAAGATGAGGACATGAAGGCAGCAAGTGATCAGGATCAGGGGGACGTGGATGAGGTTGATGAGGCTGAGGATGTCGACAACAATGACGATGAacttgaggaggaggaggagcccgactctgaagatgacgaggaactCACGGATCCATTTGACGCTCATTTTGCGCATCCAAATGACCGGGAAGTCGGGCAGACCGTTAGAGCAGTCAAGAACGACGACTGGGTTACGACGAGAGCGTTTGTTTCATCATTACGAGCTACCATGATGTCTGCTGGCTCTGGTAGCAAGATGGATGTCCCTCATCCTTGCGGTATCGAAGAGTTAAAGCTCAAGCAGAAATTGCAGGAGatggctgccaagaagatgGATAAACCGGACGAGACACAGAAGGCGATTCTGCCACTGCTATTTGGATACAAAGATATTTTCCACTGCGATCGTACGATAAAGAATGCCACAGGTTTGCGACAAGCGGTGTGTTTACATGCGCTGAATCATGTTTTCAAGTGAGTTTGCTAACCGAGCTCGTTGCGTTATATTGTTGGCTAACATTGTTCCAGGACGAGGGATCGTGTAATCAAGAACAGCTATAAGCTAGCCAAGGAAAGTGAGGACACAGAATTAGAACTTCGAGACCAAGGCTTCACCCGGCCCAAGGTTCTCTTCCTACTACCGACGAGAAATTCTTGTGCTAAGATTATCAACATTATCCGCGACATGTGCGACGCCGACCAGCAAGAAAACCGTAAAAGGTTCGACGACTCATACATTGACAAAGAATCCAATTTTGGACATGACAGACCCGAAGATTTCAGACTTCTTTTTGAAGGCAACGACGATGACATGTTTCGGCTTGGAGTCAAATTTACCCGCAAAACAATCAAGTTTTTTTCCCAGTTTTACAGTTCAGATATCCTCCTCGCTAGTCCCCTTGGTCTTCGAATGGCAATTGGCtctgaagaagagaagaagaaacccgACTATGATTTCCTTAGCTCCATTGAAATGGTCATTGTTGACCAAGCCGATGCGCTGCTCATGCAAAACTGGGAACATGTCGAGTACATCTTTGAGCACTTAAACTTGCAACCCAAGGATGCGCATGGCTGTGACTTTAGTCGTCTTCGAAATTGGTACCTCGAAGACTGGGCGAAATACTTCAGACAAACCATTGTTTTGTCTGCTTTCAATACTCCTGAGCTCTCAGAGCTCCAAAGATCGTATTGTCACAACTGGGCTGGAAAGGTTCGGCTGCAGCCCGAATACCCCAGCACGATCCAGCAGCTCGGTATCAAAGCAAAGCAGACCTTTTCACGGTTTCAGTCGTCCTCTGTCGAGAAGGATCCTGACGCAAGATTCGAATACTTTGTCTCGGCCATCGTACCAACCCTGGTCAAGCGTGTCAAGGACACGACGGGCACGCTGCTGTTCATTCCCTCGTACCTCGACTTTGTCCGCGTTCGAAACTTCTTTGCCAACTCACCCACCATGAGCGACATCACGTTCGGCGCTGTGTCAGAATATACCGATGTCCCCGATGCATCTAGAGCCCGATCGCATTTCTTGACGGGTCGTCACCGGGTGTTGTTGTACACTGAGCGCGCCCACCACTTCAGACGGTATCAGCTCCGTGGTGTGCAGAGGGTGATTTTCTATGGACTGCCGGATAACCCCATCTTTTATCGAGAGATTGCCGGGGAGTATCTAGGCAAGAGCGAGCATGATCTCAAGATCGAGCCCGGACAAGGAACAGTGCGGGTCATGTTTTCCAAATACGACGTAATGAAGTTGGAGAGAGTTGTGGGATCAAAGAGAGTTGGAAAGCTAATTCAAGAGCGTGGCGATACTTTTGATTTCGTGTAGAATACCAGCTTGGGCAGCCGGGCAGGTTGCACAAATGTACAGACAAGTACGTGCTTTCCGCGCTCATAAGAAGACAAGAGCCTGCttggagaaaagaaaaccaTTACACCCCATTCCTCCTCAGGCGGCCTAGAAATTTTTCATCCTtcagctcctccagctctATTCCAAAAAGAGCCGCAAATATAGGCGCCAGATCATGAGGCCCGCAAGGCCGAGCGTCGCCGCTAGCTCTTCGTTTGTCGAGGAAGTTCTGGAGCAAAGCGCAAAGCGCCCCGTATAGTGACTTTCCCAGTATAGCCTCGGTAGCACTGGACTCGTCTGGTATAAGATGAGAGCTGATTTCTACATCGACTGTAGCATTCTTGATGGTTTCCGCCTCGGGGGCTGTGAAATATGGTGTGCTGAGATAGTGCTCGTCGACTGTGGCGTTCAGTCTCCTTGCTGACGACGGATCCTTGGTAATGTTGAGAAGATCGTACATTAGGACGCGGATCTTGTAGCCCAGAATGCCATCCGTTCTGAGGGCAGATGTGGTTTGCGGTGCTATTGGGGCAATAGTTGCTCCTCCAGTAGCGTTCTTTCTTGATCGCCTTGCTTTGGCCATTATTCTTGCCTGACTTTCTGATTATGTACTTTCAGGTATGTGTAGCTTGAATTCTGATTAGTTTTGATATTATGGCGAAATTCCAGTGCCGCAGCAGCTTTGTATTTGAACTCGGGGCAAGATATGAACAGAATGAAGGAAAGCGCGAGTCACTGCCACTCGAAACAGTGCGACGTGGCCGGCTCAAGTATACTTAAATTCCCCAAAAATTAAGTTTAAGTTCCCGCTTGCATATAACCATGGCGtagaaatattatattacgGGAGTTAATTAGGCTGGCGCTTGATTTAGGGcctgccatcatcgtcctACAAATGTGGGCGGTTTAGCTGCGGTAGGCATAATAAAGTTTTGGCATTCGAGGTCGTGGAATCTTAGTGCCAAATTTCGTTGTAACTGGATTAGTGACAAGTTTCAGCACAGTTGATTCTCACCACAGGACCTCATGCCTCATATACGCCTGAATGCAGTTGACTGTTGCGTGTATAAAATTGGAATGTATGGCGGAAGGGCATATGTTATCATGGTGTGTACTAGCAATGAGGTAACCAGAGCCCTACTTGAGTAGACAAGTAGCTGCCGCGCTTTATACTACGATGTACTATGGTATACGGGGGTATACAGGTAATTAGGCAAATATATTCCTGCCATAAATCGTGAATAAGAATATACTAGTACACGGCGCATGATGACGCCCTCTCTAccgtcttttttcttcgccACAGCCGCATCCCATCTAACTCTTGGCTTCCTTCTTTTGCGTCTTCACCTCTGCAGCAAGCTCCTGTGCTCTGGAACTCTCCTCGCCCGCGATCCGTGCCGCCTCCTCACTGTGTCCCTCCTCTGCAGCAGCCACATCAGACGTTTGCAAGGCCAGAAATCGCTGAACCATGGCTTCGAGGTCCTTTTCTCCCCGGAACTGTGTTACTTTCTTGATATTCTGCGCCGTCACGGGGGTGGATTCCCGTCCCAGGAGGCGATCTCTTGCGATTGTCTTGGCCGTCATCATGAATCGTGAGTCCTTCGGGCCGTCGACAAATTCGAGGATGGAGCTCTCGCCTTGGTCGTATGTGTTTTTCGGTTCGGTGCGGACGACACGGGTGTAGCCGCCTTCTCGGGTAAGATATCTGTTTCGTAGTTCGCCAAAGAGTTTGGGCATCAGAATATGGGGCGTCTTTTGCATTCGGTTAGCTTCATCGTCTATCGCGGTCTCGCGTGCGCCTCCAATGCCTGCGCAGACGAGGAGTGATGGCGGCCACCAACGTAAAGAATTCCCTGCGCTGATCTCCTACATGGCTCATTGTCCCTTTTGGCTAGAGTAATTAACTTCTCTGCCAGTCGCTGGGCCTCTTTTGCCTTTGCATGTGTCGTCTGAATGTGCTCGTACTGCACGAGCTGGGTGACCAAGCCTCGCAGCAGAGCTTTGCGGGCGGATGAGTTTCGGCTGAGATGCCGGTATTTGACGAGACCACCAGCCATTTTGCTAGCGCTGCAGTAAAAGAGCCAGCGTATTTATGCAATTGTTGGCTCTTG is part of the Metarhizium brunneum chromosome 4, complete sequence genome and harbors:
- the UTP25 gene encoding U3 small nucleolar RNA-associated protein 25, with amino-acid sequence MRRFEGDRLADRDEEIESESGGDSQDEQDEALAASASDDEEETPAARPYMALLQSFNDSSAPTAKRRKLEHSDYSPQADSSKDEDMKAASDQDQGDVDEVDEAEDVDNNDDELEEEEEPDSEDDEELTDPFDAHFAHPNDREVGQTVRAVKNDDWVTTRAFVSSLRATMMSAGSGSKMDVPHPCGIEELKLKQKLQEMAAKKMDKPDETQKAILPLLFGYKDIFHCDRTIKNATGLRQAVCLHALNHVFKTRDRVIKNSYKLAKESEDTELELRDQGFTRPKVLFLLPTRNSCAKIINIIRDMCDADQQENRKRFDDSYIDKESNFGHDRPEDFRLLFEGNDDDMFRLGVKFTRKTIKFFSQFYSSDILLASPLGLRMAIGSEEEKKKPDYDFLSSIEMVIVDQADALLMQNWEHVEYIFEHLNLQPKDAHGCDFSRLRNWYLEDWAKYFRQTIVLSAFNTPELSELQRSYCHNWAGKVRLQPEYPSTIQQLGIKAKQTFSRFQSSSVEKDPDARFEYFVSAIVPTLVKRVKDTTGTLLFIPSYLDFVRVRNFFANSPTMSDITFGAVSEYTDVPDASRARSHFLTGRHRVLLYTERAHHFRRYQLRGVQRVIFYGLPDNPIFYREIAGEYLGKSEHDLKIEPGQGTVRVMFSKYDVMKLERVVGSKRVGKLIQERGDTFDFV
- the mrpl8 gene encoding mitochondrial 54S ribosomal protein bL17m, whose amino-acid sequence is MAGGLVKYRHLSRNSSARKALLRGLVTQLVQYEHIQTTHAKAKEAQRLAEKLITLAKRDNEPCIGGARETAIDDEANRMQKTPHILMPKLFGELRNRYLTREGGYTRVVRTEPKNTYDQGESSILEFVDGPKDSRFMMTAKTIARDRLLGRESTPVTAQNIKKVTQFRGEKDLEAMVQRFLALQTSDVAAAEEGHSEEAARIAGEESSRAQELAAEVKTQKKEAKS